From the genome of Loxodonta africana isolate mLoxAfr1 chromosome 19, mLoxAfr1.hap2, whole genome shotgun sequence:
aataataaataatacacataattaaatcacaaaaaaatcagtcagccCAGAGAAAATAAGGCAGAGCAGAGAAGAAACACGGAGTTTGATGCAGTGCTGGCTGCAGTCGTGGGATCACAGGGGAGAAGGTGGTGTTGGGAGGTGGCATGGTGGTGTTTAGGGCATGAGTAAGCTGAGGACAGAGATGTCCCCCAAGCAGAAATAGGCATAGGGTGGGTATCAGGGTGTCTGGAGCCCAGGGCATGAGGCCACATAGCCTTACAGCTAGATAGGTGGGTGGGCCACAATGAGGGTTTGATGGGCCCAGGGTGCCAGGCAGGCCTTCGAAGTTTAGGGACAGTGGGATGGGGCCAACACTGTCCTGAGTCTTCACTGGCTAGGACAAGATTGGGAGAGGACAGCTGGGGCTACGTGGTAGTAAGTGAAGGGGCCCTCATGGTTGGGCCCACTCGGCCCTTCATTAACCTAGCAGGGACAGCTAGTGAGGAGCTGCCCCAGGAAATAACCACGCCTCAAGCCATGGGCATCTGGACCCTCAACCCTGGGGCATCTCCCACCCATCCAATCAGGCCCCTAATGCCAGGCAAAAACACCCATGCTTCTCATCTCCACCCCTCTGCTCTGTCCCTGTGATACTCTCCCTTCGTGCATCCCAGAGCCCCGAAACCAGTTaccttcaagtggattccaactcctgtcAAGCCACTGAGTGtcagtgtgctccacagggtttttaatggctaattttttggaaggtgattgccaggtctttcttctgaggtgcccctgggtggacttgaacctccaaccttttgatccCTAACCAGTTACCGTGGAGTCGACCCCAATTCCAGGtgctcccatgtgtgtcagagtagaactgtgctccaaggggTTTCCAAGAGCCCCGGAATTCCAGTGGATATGTGTGTCATCGTATCCTGTGTGGTCTATCCCAGGATGACTCTCTTACAGTTTTCCTGCTTCCTGAGGGTGGGAGTGGGGTGTCTCAATCACTGGAACACTAGCCAATGGCCTGGGGCCTGGCCTGTACCAGTGCCAATCTCTCCTGCTGGCTCTTCTCCGTCCCATCACTTGCCTGACTCCCCACACCCAGCCTCCACCATTCTCCTCGGCTCGTTTTCTTGGGGTCTGTGCGCTGCCCCCTTTCCCTTGAACAAACCATTGCAGATCTGGGTTAGTTTTAAATAGCCAGGTCTGAGATTCTCCTTTTAGCTGAAAAGCAGCAGTGAAGGAACTGGCAGAGAGGCATGCTCGGCACGCATTTTATTTTTACTCCTCTCCCTAGTCTCACACTGAACCCAGATCTTGGAGTGTAGCATTTCCAGGAGCCCACAGTGGATACCCATCttccatgtgaccttgggcacatgAGTCCCTCTCTGGGCTTCAATGCCCTCACCAAGGGAGGCAGCAGGCAGTCAGTTCCAGCATCCTGACTTTCTGACCCCCTGCTCCTGGAACCTTGGGCAGCAGCTCTGGCAGCAACCAACACCTGTCCTAGGATTTCCCAGGAAGCCCAGCCCTGGGTGCAAGGGAGGCCAAACCCTGATTTGATAACTGAAGCCTGGAATTTTCTCTCTCCATCTGCCAGCAAAGCCCAtcttggaaggtcagctcaaattgtcacctcccaccataaGCTGGGGAAGGGCTGGTCCAGGTCCCAGGTTTGGCTGAGTAGGACCCATGGCCAGGCAGGTGGGAGACTATGGGTAGATGCTGGTCAGCCAGGAAGATGCCTGGGGTGAGCACAGCCGGGGTAGGGGGCCCGCAGTAGCCTGGCCAGGTGTGGAGGACTAATGGGGAGATGCAGGGCTGCCAGGGGGAACTGGGGCCTGGGTTATCCACCTGTGGGGACCACAGACAGGTGCTGTTTGTATTCTCCCCTTTGCTCCCCAGGACCTTGTTTGTAGCTGGGCCTCTGCATGTGGCATTCAAAAGATGCATGCCGCACTAGGCTCAGACTTTCTGGGCCCACTTTGAAGGTCCTGTTCGCATAGCCCCCACCCACTACCCCACTGGTGTTTCCCAATCCCTTCCAGGTGAGCTCATTTTAATGAAGAaaccaggctcagagaggttaagggacttgtctaaagtcacacagctgggaaaTGATACATTTAAGAGTCTGACCTGGACTTTCAGAACTTCGTGTATTAAACCTTGAAAAGCCCAGCAGTAACCACACTTGAAGCAATAGGAAACTCTTTGGTGTGGTGAATTCCCTGAAGACAAATGGCAGAGCTCTCtactccatccccacccctcaatGAGACTAAGCCAGTAGGCAGTGCCTACAGACACCCAGCGGCGGCGGGGccgggggggggggaaggggggggaggggagtggtggTGCCGAAGCGCCAGGGGTGCCTGAGGGGCGCCTGGGGACATAAGAGGAAACATGAAGGGCAGGGGGAGCCTGAGGGGCGCTGAGGGTGGATGGTGGTGTGAGGGGCATAGGGGACGCAGGGAAGGCAAGGGGAGCATGTAGGGGGCGTGAAGGGCGGGGGAGGGTGTGATGAGGACATGAGGGGCGTGGGGGAGACTTAAGGGGGCGTAGGGGCGAGGGGGGCATGGAGGTCGCAGGGTGGGTGCGGGGGAGGGCGTGAGGGCTCGGGAGAGCGTGATGGATACAGGGGGATTTACAGGGGTTTATTTTTAAGGGGCAGAGGGGCATGAGCGGCGCGGGGGGCTGTTGTAGGGGGCGGGAAGGAGTGAGGGGCGCGGGGTGGGGGCTAGAGGGAAACGGGAAGGGGGAGTGTACCGGAGGCTTTGAAACCACCCGCGCCGCCTGGCCTTCCTGATCTCGACCCGTCTACGCCCTTTAAggcccgggggggggggggcggggggggagggcggAGTGGGGAGGCCAGGTGGCGTTTCAAAGAGGGAATCCGGGTGTTAATTGGCTCGGGGGAGCGTTAGGCAAATTTCCCTGTCCCTCGCCTCTCCTGGGAAAATTAGCAGTAGAACTGGGAGGCACAGAGAGCGGGCTGGCTGCCCTTTGGGGCTCCAGCTGCTCGGGCCACGGGGCGGTGGGGCACTGGAGGCCGGGCAGGGGCAACAGATCGGGGGCGTGAGCGCTCCCTGGCTCATCCCAACGGTACCGCCTGCTCCGGCTCGGGTTTTCTAGGAGGGGAGCCGGCCTCACCGGCGCCCCTGCGCCAGGGTGTGGAGCCCCCTGGCAGCGGGGCGGGCCCTTTCAAGACCCGTCTGCCGAGTCTGAGAGTTTCTTGTCCCGTCAGGGCACGAGCTCTTAGTGTGTAGGATGCCGGCCTGCGCGGCCTGCGCGGCCTGCGCACCCTAAATCGAGGGCCTCAGACTCAAACCCAAACTCCACTTCTGGCCCCCAAGGGCTGGTCAGGCCTGTCTTGGAATCCTGGAGCAGGTGGGGGAGTTGCAGGCACCGGGGAAGGGGCGGCGTGGGGGCGTGGTGACTGCTTCGAGGCTCAGAGTCAGGCCCTCGCGCCCCCACACATCGCCCCTCTCCTGCATGACCACCACCCCGCCCACCTCGCTAGTGCTACCCGCTGCCTGCGCTCTTCCTGCCCTGCCATGCTGACCAGCCCGCCTGTCCCACAGGGGCCCAGGGCATTGTCAGCAGCGGCCTGATCCCCTCGCTGGTGTGGAAGctgcagagggaggaggaggagatccAGCAACTCATTCTGGACACACTGGCATCCTGCCTGCGGGAGGACGCTGCCACCGAGGCGCTGGACCACCGCGTGGTGCCCTTCCTGAAGCAGAACCTCCTCAGCTCCAACAGTGACATCCGCAGCAAGGCTGCCCGCGCCCTCATGGCTGTCTGGTGAGGCCCAGCAGGGCTGCCCTGGGGGCTGCTGCCAGGCTCCCCTCACCTGCTCCGGCCCTGAGCGGAGGCCTGGGAGGGTAGCAGAACCTCTCCACTGGGGTGACCAGCCACCCAGTTTGGTCCCACATCCCAGGAAGCCTCTCGGTCCTGGCCAAATGAGGTGGTTGATCACCCTACTTTACATGAAGAAGGCCTGCACAGAACAGCTGATGGTAGTGATGACTCCCAGTGGTTAATATGTGCTTGATAAGTGCCAGTTTGCGACACTTGGGGAGCCCACCACCCTCATTTTTATAGCTTCATGTAATGTCAAGATTAAAGTGACCTAAAAAGTCACCTCACCCGAGTCCCCACCTGAGGGGGCTTCCCCACTGAGGTGCCACCCAGCTATGGCTGGTCCCACTTGGCAATGGCTGGTTTTACCCCTTGCAGTTCCTGACTGCTGAGGTAGGGTCAAACGAGCCTCCTATGGTTTGCACCGGAGGTCTCTGTCTCCCATTTTGGATCCATGGAGAACATGTTTAGTTTCTTCCTGTGATAGCTTAGGGCTCTAGGTGGTAGGATAGGGCCAAGGGGCTCCATCAGCCCCGCTCCACCTGAGATAGGTGTCTAGCTGCACAGGCTGTGCTCCTGAGTTGTCTTGAGTGTGCTGGTCAGGCTGAAACCACATCCCTGGGCCCCTCTGCACCCAGCGCCATGCTATGTCCAGACCTGGACCCTGGGGGTGGCCCACACAGAAGCCCTTACCCTGGAGTCCCCCTGGGGTGGTCCTGGGCCAGGCCCCCTGGAGTTCCCACTGTCTCCTCTCTGCCTAGCATCCCTCTTGAGGGCAAGAACCAGGTGTGGCAGTATGATGTGATCCCCATCCTGGTGCACCTGCTGAAGGACAGGACTGAGGAGGTGCAGGCCAATGCCGCTGGTGCCCTGATGTATGCAACCGTGACCACTGAAGGTGAGGCAGAAGGGGCTGCCTTGgggtccaggtgggcagggcaagTGAGGGCTAGGCCTGGGTCTCTGCTGTGTGAGCCCTGGAGCAAAGTCAGCACACCTGGCTGCTGTGGTGGACTTTCCAGAATCACCCTTCTTGGTTCAGGGTCCAGGTGCTACCCAACCCACTGAAAAACCCTTCCAGGGAGTGGGGTGTATGTTTTAGATGTGGGTGAGGTGCAGGGAACTGTCCCCTGGGCCGTTAGGAATGGCTGTTGGTGGCCTGCAGGGAAATATGCAGCTCTGGATGCTGAGGCCATCACCCCACTGCTGGAGCTGCTTTGCTCGTCCATGAGCAAGGTGCGGCTCAACGCAATCAAGGCCCTCACCATGCTGGCGGAGGCCCCTGAGGGCCGCCGCTACCTGCAGGCCCACGTGCCCACCTTCCGAGTCAGCGAGAGGGATGTCAACCAAGCCGTGCGGCGGGCAGCCAACATTGCCATCAAGGTCATTGAGTGGAAGCCCTGAGCTGGCCCCGTAAGCTGCCTCCATGAATAAACTGGCCGATCTCTTCGTTTTGGGTCAGAATGGCTCTTCAtgttctcctctctctcctgccAAAGGGTAAATGCCAGGCCTAAAGGATGGGTCCCAGCAGATGAGGCACACGAGCCCGGTGCCAGGATGTCCTGGGTATGGTGGGCAGCTGCAGGAGCGACTGCTCTCTGCTGGGGTTATGAACCAGGGGACAGGGCAGCCCCTCAACAGGTAGGACCCAAGGGCTGAACCCTCAAGGACAAGGGGGCGAGCCCCAGAagtggggctgggggaggaatCCAGCTGGACTAGGTATAACCCCAGCTTCAGATGCTTGCTGGACGCTTGTGAGTCTGGCTGGCATGGCCATGGCAGGCCCTCCCCATGGCCTTGCTCAGCCGGGACTGCTCTCCTACAGTGCATGGCAGGAAGGGAGGTCAAGGGTTCAATCCCATGCAGGATCTTCCTGGAGTAGTAGTACTCAAGACAGGGCAAGCTTTCTAGTTTCCTTGCTAAGATCTTTTCTCTAAACAGCTGCTTTCTTCTCCAAGGCAAAAAAGTTGCCCTGTAACATCCAGGCTGGGCTGAAGCAGACCACAGttcccttcctctcctccctaCCTGCCAGCGCTCAGGGCAGCCCCATAGTGAGCCAACCCCCTGTGCCTCACCCTGTTCCACTCTTCCCACTGCCCTGAAACTGGACAAGGATGCTGGAGAGCTCAGGGCTGGAGAGAGAGGAGGGCTAAATGAGATGGCGTGGGAGGAGCTGAGCAGTGTGGCTGGGAGGAGAGAGGAGTCTGAGTGAGGGGTGtgggagaggaaagaaaggtGGGCTGAGTGAGGAATGTGGACTGGAGTGGCCCAGCTGCATTGGGCAAGAGGACAGGGGCCATAGGAGAGGTCAGGGGAGCCCCAGATTCTGCCCCAGTTCACCCCTGCCTGGCCTGGCAAGGTGCCAGGTTCTTCTGGCTTTGGGGGAGAAAATGGTCTGCACATCAGAAGCCCATTCTGTGGTCCATGGAGGAGCTGCAGACGCAGAGCTCCCTTCAGGGCTGAGCTCCCTTGTCTGGGGCCAGCTGGAGCTGACACTGTCTCCTGTGAGCTTTTGGAGGCTCCCTGTCAGGGTCTTCCTCACTCACATAGCAGCCAGCAGTCATACTTCCTCTAGGACCAGAGTCTCCAGGTGTGTGTTGGGGAGAGGTGTGAGGGGGCTCATGGGTGCCCCCACCTCCTGGAATAGACACCATCAGCTGAACCAGAATTCCAACGTGACTTCCTTCCTGAGTCCTTAGAATGAGCCCAGGGTCTTCATGTCCCAGAAGAATCACTGATCACTTGGAGGTTTGTCCTTTTGGGATGAAAGGGTTAGCCCAAGTGGGACAAGTGGGCCTTCCAGTTCTAAAAGGACTGGCTGCTGGGCCCCACTGGAATTTCAGGTTAAATCTG
Proteins encoded in this window:
- the RSPH14 gene encoding radial spoke head 14 homolog; translation: MAHARISMYLPPDINPTQAAIAYGCRALPKLNEELQSEDLQTRQKALMALCDLMHDPEHVYEAIKIGCLESLKALLKDGNHMVRIKTTEVLYIMATHNVGRDGFLEHDVILALSFLLNDPQPLCRENLHLAYKHLAQLPSGAQGIVSSGLIPSLVWKLQREEEEIQQLILDTLASCLREDAATEALDHRVVPFLKQNLLSSNSDIRSKAARALMAVCIPLEGKNQVWQYDVIPILVHLLKDRTEEVQANAAGALMYATVTTEGKYAALDAEAITPLLELLCSSMSKVRLNAIKALTMLAEAPEGRRYLQAHVPTFRVSERDVNQAVRRAANIAIKVIEWKP